The following are encoded in a window of Synergistota bacterium genomic DNA:
- a CDS encoding 2-hydroxyglutaryl-CoA dehydratase: protein MRFGIPRGLYYEPFITEWKVFLEELGEKAEVSPPTNKLILDEGVREGINEACISLKLTIGHAIHLSKSVDSIFAPRLMNVDKWKRITLCPKFRGLPDLIRVSVSDVFTLNAFLGGFRRRFSFYLSVGRELGASFIRTIKAYRKARSASKLVSNLMKEGLPPDEAREIALGKRSGLGRVDRIKEGRFFIGVVGYPYIIYDDYVSHSLIKRLKEMGFGVITPEMLDEDEINDALRVLFKPLFWSQSNRVVGSAFLMLRKPEIEGLIHISSFGCGTDAWVGKLIELEAKKLNKPLMRIVVDEHTAEAGLITRLEAFTDLVKWRRGRAVV, encoded by the coding sequence TTGAGGTTCGGCATTCCGCGTGGACTCTACTATGAGCCCTTTATAACGGAGTGGAAGGTTTTTTTAGAAGAGCTGGGGGAAAAAGCGGAGGTTTCTCCTCCAACCAATAAGCTGATTTTGGATGAAGGCGTTAGGGAGGGAATTAATGAAGCTTGCATTTCGCTAAAGCTTACTATAGGGCACGCGATTCATCTGAGCAAAAGCGTTGATTCTATATTTGCTCCTCGACTTATGAATGTGGATAAGTGGAAACGGATAACTCTCTGCCCCAAGTTCAGAGGGCTTCCGGATTTAATCAGGGTTTCGGTGAGCGATGTTTTTACCCTTAATGCCTTTTTAGGCGGTTTTCGAAGAAGGTTTTCTTTCTATCTTAGTGTGGGGAGAGAACTTGGGGCGAGTTTTATTAGAACGATCAAAGCTTATAGAAAAGCGAGGAGTGCATCTAAGCTCGTTTCAAATCTAATGAAGGAAGGGCTACCACCAGATGAAGCGCGAGAAATCGCTCTTGGCAAGAGGTCAGGGTTAGGTCGGGTAGATAGGATTAAGGAAGGCCGTTTCTTTATAGGCGTGGTTGGATACCCATACATAATTTACGATGATTATGTAAGTCATTCCCTAATAAAGCGACTGAAGGAAATGGGATTCGGGGTAATCACTCCTGAAATGCTCGATGAAGATGAGATAAACGATGCCTTGAGAGTGCTATTCAAGCCTCTGTTTTGGAGTCAGAGCAATAGAGTAGTTGGCTCAGCTTTCTTAATGCTTCGCAAGCCTGAAATAGAAGGGCTTATACATATTTCATCCTTCGGTTGTGGAACGGATGCTTGGGTTGGAAAACTTATAGAGCTTGAGGCTAAAAAGCTTAACAAGCCCCTAATGAGGATAGTTGTCGATGAACATACCGCTGAGGCTGGATTGATAACCCGTCTTGAGGCTTTCACTGATCTTGTCAAATGGAGGAGAGGGAGGGCGGTAGTATGA
- a CDS encoding CoA protein activase, whose amino-acid sequence MMKLTLPRMGYTYIGFRAVFDILGHEFIEPPPLTKRTLDLGVKHAPEFACFPFKLTLGNLIEALETGKVDTIITAGGIGPCRYGFYGVMYEKILKEELGYSFDFILLDPPVKPYGSFKRVWEIVKKWKGELSWGEFFKRVVKGFKLAWRKLKSVEELEALILTKRAWVKDPSRIDGIFKEALSAIDKSREVEEVEIAFEKAKSLIEKVEPERDETLKVGIIGEIYTVLEPFSNLNTERLLNERGVEIERSVWTTEFIEYNIFPGLPFPLKQIVGYDTKEKIEEYSKPYLNEFVGGHGRESVAHAVMFFERGFDGVVHILPFSCMPEIVARGILERVSKELDFPILSLSFDEFTGEAGLITRLEAFIDLLSMRRKKRRAVA is encoded by the coding sequence ATGATGAAGTTAACTCTTCCTCGAATGGGATATACCTATATAGGTTTTAGAGCGGTGTTTGATATACTGGGGCATGAGTTTATCGAGCCTCCTCCTCTAACTAAGAGGACGCTTGATCTTGGCGTTAAACATGCCCCGGAATTTGCCTGCTTTCCTTTTAAGCTTACGCTTGGAAATCTGATAGAGGCACTTGAGACAGGGAAAGTCGATACCATAATCACTGCGGGAGGAATAGGTCCCTGTAGGTATGGGTTTTACGGCGTTATGTATGAGAAGATACTAAAGGAAGAGCTGGGCTATAGCTTTGACTTTATATTGCTTGATCCTCCGGTTAAGCCTTATGGGAGCTTTAAAAGGGTTTGGGAAATAGTTAAGAAATGGAAAGGGGAGCTTTCCTGGGGAGAGTTTTTCAAAAGAGTAGTTAAGGGTTTTAAACTTGCTTGGAGGAAGCTTAAAAGCGTTGAGGAGCTTGAAGCGCTTATCTTAACAAAGAGAGCATGGGTAAAGGATCCTTCTCGTATAGATGGGATATTCAAGGAGGCCTTAAGTGCTATAGATAAAAGCAGAGAGGTCGAAGAAGTTGAGATCGCTTTCGAAAAGGCGAAAAGCCTTATAGAAAAAGTAGAGCCCGAGAGGGATGAGACACTTAAGGTGGGAATTATAGGAGAAATTTATACGGTACTTGAGCCTTTTTCTAATCTCAATACGGAAAGACTCCTCAACGAACGAGGAGTTGAGATCGAAAGATCAGTGTGGACGACCGAGTTTATAGAGTACAATATTTTCCCGGGATTACCTTTTCCTCTTAAGCAGATAGTAGGGTACGATACCAAGGAGAAAATAGAGGAGTATTCTAAACCATATTTAAATGAGTTCGTGGGGGGGCATGGTAGGGAAAGCGTCGCTCACGCGGTTATGTTCTTTGAGAGAGGCTTCGATGGTGTCGTTCACATCCTTCCTTTCTCCTGTATGCCTGAAATAGTGGCGAGGGGGATTCTTGAAAGAGTCAGTAAGGAGCTCGATTTTCCCATATTAAGCCTTTCTTTTGATGAGTTCACGGGGGAGGCCGGGCTTATAACGCGTTTGGAGGCTTTTATTGATCTCCTCAGTATGAGGAGAAAAAAGAGGAGGGCTGTAGCTTGA